In one window of Paenarthrobacter nicotinovorans DNA:
- a CDS encoding FadR/GntR family transcriptional regulator has protein sequence MGAVETAMQGLRNKIASGELAAGQKCPPEAELAAQLGVSRSSLREAVRAMSALGVMESRHGSGTYVSSLEPTVILQNFALLVDLLPLDGLLELFEIRRLMESHAAAAAAANATPEVLAKLTALVESMEATVDPGEYSELDSEFHEEICRAGGNSTLNALVRLFRSRGGHFHIFDGEDGAAVRRDSTAGHSAIVAAIARRDPTMAATATAAHIAQTETWLRKLRPEPRL, from the coding sequence TTGGGTGCTGTCGAAACGGCGATGCAGGGCCTGAGGAACAAAATTGCCTCGGGTGAACTCGCGGCTGGTCAGAAATGTCCTCCGGAAGCGGAGTTGGCGGCGCAGCTGGGCGTATCGCGGAGTTCCCTCAGGGAGGCAGTGAGGGCGATGTCGGCACTGGGCGTCATGGAATCCAGGCATGGCTCTGGAACGTATGTCTCGTCCCTGGAGCCCACGGTGATCCTTCAGAACTTTGCCCTGCTGGTGGACCTGTTGCCGTTGGACGGTCTGCTGGAACTCTTCGAGATCCGCCGTCTCATGGAATCCCATGCCGCTGCGGCGGCGGCTGCCAATGCCACTCCTGAAGTCCTGGCGAAGTTGACCGCGCTTGTGGAGAGCATGGAGGCCACGGTCGACCCCGGCGAATACTCCGAGCTGGATTCAGAGTTCCATGAGGAAATTTGCCGTGCGGGCGGCAACTCGACGCTGAATGCGCTGGTCAGGCTTTTCCGCTCCCGAGGCGGGCATTTCCACATTTTCGACGGCGAGGACGGCGCGGCCGTGCGCAGGGACAGCACTGCAGGCCATAGTGCGATCGTGGCTGCGATCGCCCGGCGTGATCCCACCATGGCGGCGACAGCGACGGCCGCACATATCGCCCAGACGGAGACCTGGCTCAGGAAACTAAGG